The genomic stretch ACACTTGCTTTTATTAAATTTTTCTGCTGAAATTGCCGTGCAGGCAAAGCAGGCAGTAATAGAGTCAGGAGTGAAGGGGAGAGGTTTTCCACATCTTATGCACAATTTAACTTGTGAATATGTGAACAATTTGCTGGTTACTTGCCCTCTTCCAACTGCTCTTTTATTTCCCGCAATCTTTGGAGAATGCATTGCAATTTGCCGTCCGCTACAATACGCTCCAACAATCCTTCGTTAAATCTGTCGCCTCTTGCGTAGCTGGTCATTAACTTTCGCAAGGTTTCCAAATCCGCAGACTTGATCTCTTCGTGAATATCCTTGTTTATATCCTGAAAAACTTCATTCCTGTTCAGCCACTCATGCCAGTTAAACACCATCAGAAAACCTGTCTCAAACAGTGTTTGAAGCAGTTCATGGATAAATTCTTGCAATCTTCCGTCAAGTTGATCCGCACCCACGAATTCCTTAGATTTTGCATAAAGTTTTAATATTTTTTCTATATCTTGCGGCGTGATTTCCTTGTCATACAATGGCGAGAACCCTCTTTTCGTCTAAGGTGAGTTCCTGGATTTCATAAATTTTATGCAGGTTTTATGAACCACTTCTATAAATCATTCATACAACTTATGCATCTGTTTTGGCTTTCAATTGGAATTACAACAAAATCAGGCCGTCTGGAGTTGAACGTTTATGCATATTTTATGAATTGATGTCAGCCGACTGAGCAATTAAAGGGAAAAGGAGCCAGTCATTGACGATCATTATAATACTCACCATTCGAAGCAAGACGCCATAGGCTGAGTAACTGTAATGATTTAAAACCTGTTGTCCTGTAAATGGCCTATAATTGTCCTATATCTGACCTTAAACTGGGTTGAGCCTGGTTATATAATTGAGACAAATACACAAAAAGGAGCGGAATTATAAAATGCACATAGGGTTAAAAATTAAACAATTAAGGAAACTAAAACTGTTAACTCAAGCACAATTAGCAGAAATCTCTGGTGTAAGTGAAAGAACAATCCGAAGATTAGAATTAACTGGAGTAGCAGAAAGTACAACTTTAAAACTAGTTTTAACTGCGTTGGGCACTAATTTGGAAGAGTTAGAAAACATGTTTAAGGATGAAACCTTAACGGAAGAAAGTAAAGAGAAACATGGGCATATTCGTTTTCTTCAAAAAATCGAAAACGGTCGAGAACTTACTAGAATCTTATCAAACGCCCACCAATTAGGATATGACTACCATGACTGTAACACACAAGAACAAGTTGAGCTTGCTCAAGTTTTTTTGACTACAGTAGCGGATGTAATGGACATTTGGGATATGATGGAAATTGGTCGAAAATTTGAACTGGAGAATGAATTATCCGAACAAATAAAACAGTTGGAACAACAAGGCTTATGGGTATTTGGAGATAGAATAATCAATAAGGAAACCCAATGGGTTACAGCTAT from Caldalkalibacillus thermarum encodes the following:
- a CDS encoding DUF6508 domain-containing protein; this encodes MYDKEITPQDIEKILKLYAKSKEFVGADQLDGRLQEFIHELLQTLFETGFLMVFNWHEWLNRNEVFQDINKDIHEEIKSADLETLRKLMTSYARGDRFNEGLLERIVADGKLQCILQRLREIKEQLEEGK
- a CDS encoding helix-turn-helix domain-containing protein, with the translated sequence MHIGLKIKQLRKLKLLTQAQLAEISGVSERTIRRLELTGVAESTTLKLVLTALGTNLEELENMFKDETLTEESKEKHGHIRFLQKIENGRELTRILSNAHQLGYDYHDCNTQEQVELAQVFLTTVADVMDIWDMMEIGRKFELENELSEQIKQLEQQGLWVFGDRIINKETQWVTAIVEIYSKNNPLINTSSLINYSTIRQLNLQVGKQLRFFRFLITPFI